A genomic window from Luteolibacter sp. LG18 includes:
- a CDS encoding HEPN domain-containing protein: protein MPYTDHFRLTDDLIAHLDTVVAAIRDPFIQSRYTGFIAVSAVTVLELSIKTIFNDFSAKKHKVLGCFCASFFDRINGKIGLKTIREDYLAKFGDKYVIRFKKKIEKLERANLASRRVSFISSYGNLITWRNEFAHAGRLPTNASYAEVKKAYLCGKEIMACLDQSLRY from the coding sequence ATGCCGTATACTGACCATTTCAGACTTACCGATGATCTGATCGCCCATCTAGATACGGTGGTAGCAGCGATTCGAGACCCGTTCATCCAATCTCGTTATACAGGATTCATTGCTGTCAGCGCGGTAACAGTTCTCGAGCTGTCGATTAAAACTATATTTAATGATTTCTCGGCCAAAAAACACAAAGTACTTGGATGCTTTTGCGCCTCGTTTTTTGACCGAATTAATGGAAAAATCGGTTTAAAAACCATTCGCGAAGATTATCTTGCAAAATTTGGAGATAAATATGTTATTAGATTCAAAAAGAAAATTGAAAAATTAGAAAGAGCCAATCTTGCATCTCGCAGGGTGAGCTTTATATCGAGTTACGGAAATCTAATAACTTGGAGAAATGAATTTGCCCATGCAGGCAGGCTCCCCACAAATGCAAGTTATGCAGAGGTAAAGAAGGCATACCTTTGCGGAAAGGAGATAATGGCTTGCCTCGATCAATCTTTGCGCTATTGA
- a CDS encoding DUF262 domain-containing protein: MDDENEDLEVFEETEDAEVSIKYDIASYPSDLTLSVIYEMWSNDEILIPEFQRNFVWNIKQSSLLIESFLIGLPIPQVFFYVDEQNKSQVIDGQQRITSVVYYMNGYFGDENIHGKKQVFRLQGLDESSPFHKKRFEDLSESSQRKLRGAVLRAINIRQLNPLGEPTSIYHIFERLNTGGTPLKPQEIRNCVFRGKFVSILRKLNADKNWRSIIGKNNLDKHQKDVELILRIFGLSYFFEDYEKPMKEFLNRVMAREKKGTSKQVASFEEHFPKIAELIVARLGAKPFHIRGRLNSSALDSVFGILLSFKGKIPIDLQARYDRLKKDPTFSETTFYSTSDLSVVKRRFEATSNHLIK; this comes from the coding sequence AAGATCTCGAAGTATTTGAAGAAACAGAAGACGCTGAAGTCAGCATTAAATATGACATAGCTTCTTACCCTTCTGATCTCACTTTGAGTGTCATATATGAGATGTGGTCAAACGATGAAATTCTCATCCCGGAATTCCAAAGAAATTTTGTTTGGAACATTAAGCAGTCTTCGTTGTTGATAGAATCGTTTTTGATAGGACTCCCCATCCCTCAAGTATTCTTTTACGTCGACGAGCAGAACAAGAGTCAAGTTATCGACGGCCAACAGCGCATAACAAGCGTTGTTTATTACATGAATGGATACTTCGGAGATGAAAATATCCACGGGAAAAAACAAGTGTTCAGATTGCAAGGTTTAGACGAATCAAGTCCTTTTCATAAAAAACGGTTCGAAGATTTGAGTGAATCTAGTCAACGTAAACTTCGAGGGGCAGTCTTAAGAGCTATCAATATCCGTCAACTGAACCCATTAGGAGAACCAACCAGCATTTATCATATTTTTGAAAGATTGAATACTGGAGGAACTCCGCTCAAACCACAGGAGATCCGGAACTGCGTTTTCCGTGGAAAATTTGTCTCGATATTAAGAAAGCTCAATGCTGATAAAAATTGGCGCTCCATCATTGGAAAGAATAATTTAGATAAACACCAAAAGGACGTAGAATTGATATTGAGAATCTTTGGCCTGTCATATTTCTTTGAAGATTATGAAAAACCTATGAAGGAATTTCTAAATCGAGTTATGGCTCGAGAGAAAAAAGGCACATCAAAGCAAGTGGCTTCTTTTGAAGAGCATTTTCCTAAGATAGCTGAATTAATAGTCGCTCGCCTAGGTGCAAAACCATTCCATATCCGAGGCCGTCTAAACTCTTCTGCTTTGGATTCAGTTTTCGGAATTCTCTTGTCCTTCAAAGGCAAAATCCCAATAGACCTCCAAGCTAGATATGATCGCCTGAAAAAGGACCCCACATTTAGTGAGACCACGTTCTATAGCACGAGTGATTTGTCAGTTGTTAAGAGGCGCTTCGAGGCAACCTCAAACCATTTGATCAAGTGA